One window of the Populus trichocarpa isolate Nisqually-1 chromosome 9, P.trichocarpa_v4.1, whole genome shotgun sequence genome contains the following:
- the LOC7463335 gene encoding uncharacterized protein LOC7463335 produces MHRAMVFQSLFLLPLLLLFSLTTATAKRLHTIPRLSPIGPRVWLDHPDQILGESVREDFETFFYNQTLDHFNYRPESYDTFLQRYLINSKYWGGANASAPILVYLGAEAPIDGDLDAVGFLVDTAVEFNSLLVYVEHRYYGKSIPFGSREEALKNASTLGYFNSAQAIADYAAIIIHIKKTLQAKDSPVIVIGGSYGGMLASWFRLKYPHIALGALASSAPVLYFDDITPQYGYYALVSKDFRGASETCYQTIRESWEEIDEVASKPDGLSILSKKFKTCNPLTDASELKNHLDSMYANAAQYNKPPTYPVNKVCGGIDGCGFGDDLLGRVFGGLVAYKGNRSCYVNEPTNQSETSVGWRWQTCSEMVMPIGYGNDSMFPPDPFDLKAYIEDCKSLYDVTPRFHWVTTYYGGHSIRLILQRFASNIIFSNGLRDPYSSGGVLENISDTVVAVKTVNGSHCLDILFAKETDPEWLVAQRKTEIKIIKEWINKYYADLSRF; encoded by the exons ATGCATCGTGCCATGGTGTTTCAAAGCCTATTTCTTCTTCCACTTCTCTTACTGTTTTCCTTAACCACTGCAACTGCAAAACGGCTTCATACTATTCCAAGACTTAGTCCAATAGGACCGAGAGTTTGGCTGGACCACCCTGATCAAATTTTGGGTGAATCTGTTCGAGAAGATTTTGAAACCTTTTTTTACAACCAAACACTTGATCACTTCAACTATAGACCTGAAAGCTATGACACATTTCTACAACGTTATTTGATCAATTCTAAGTATTGGGGTGGTGCCAATGCTAGTGCACCAATCTTAGTATATCTTGGCGCAGAAGCACCCATTGATGGAGATCTTGATGCAGTTGGATTTCTCGTTGATACCGCTGTTGAATTCAATTCTCTCTTGGTATATGTTGAG CATAGATATTATGGAAAATCAATTCCATTTGGATCAAGGGAAGAAGCCTTGAAGAATGCAAGCACGCTAGGATATTTCAACTCAGCTCAAGCTATAGCAGACTATGCAGCAATAATCATTCACATAAAGAAAACATTACAGGCTAAAGATTCTCCGGTTATCGTCATTGGAGGATCATATGGTGGAA TGCTGGCTTCATGGTTTCGGCTTAAATACCCTCATATAGCCCTTGGAGCTCTTGCCTCATCAGCACCGGttctttattttgatgatattacGCCACAATATGGATACTATGCTCTTGTCAGCAAGGATTTTAGA GGAGCCAGTGAGACTTGCTACCAGACTATACGAGAGTCATGGGAAGAAATTGATGAAGTTGCTTCAAAACCAGATGGTCTCTCAATCCTCAGCAAGAAATTTAAGACTTGCAA TCCCTTGACAGACGCCAGTGAGCTCAAGAACCACCTGGACTCCATGTACGCTAATGCTGCTCAGTACAATAAACCACCAACATATCCGGTTAACAAGGTCTGTGGGGGCATAGATGGATGTGGTTTTGGGGATGATCTTCTTGGCAGAGTATTTGGTGGTCTTGTTGCTTATAAAGGAAATAGGTCATGCTACGTCAATGAACCCACTAACCAATCTGAAACATCTGTGGGCTGGAGATGGCAG acATGTAGTGAGATGGTGATGCCTATTGGTTATGGGAATGACTCCATGTTTCCACCCGATCCTTTTGATTTGAAAGCCTACATAGAAGATTGCAAGAGTTTATATGATGTTACACCTCGTTTTCATTGGGTCACTACCTATTACGGAGGCCAT AGTATAAGACTGATTCTTCAAAGGTTTGCTAGCAATATCATTTTCTCCAATGGGCTAAGAGATCCTTATAGTAGTGGAGG GGTGTTGGAGAACATTTCAGACACTGTTGTTGCTGTCAAGACCGTCAATG GGTCTCATTGCCTGGATATACTTTTTGCAAAGGAAACTGATCCAGAATGGTTGGTCGCACAGCGAAAGACAGAGATCAAGATTATTAAAGAGTGGATTAATAAGTACTATGCTGATCTAAGCAGGTTTTAG
- the LOC7463334 gene encoding uncharacterized protein LOC7463334 has product MEGPSCQLLLGFLMLTTICASAAHLRTTMRFGGMRWYEESSMASVNAISPEFEVHNYTQSLDHFNFKPESYATFQQRYILNYKYWGGANTSSPIFVYLGAEIDVTQNLDLSIVDLAARFKGLLLYIEHRYYGVSMPFGSEDEAFQNSSTFGYLSSEQALADYAQVIVDVKKDLSAENCPAIAVGGSYGGMLASWFRLKYPHIVIGSLASSAPILYFDDITPQNGYHVIVSKDFRDTSESCYNTIQQSWAEIDRVASETNGLLNLSNIFTTCSPLNSSKDLKVYTEIAYMWAAQLDNPPSYPVNKICSAIDGAPSGTDILGRVAAGVNASVFGNSCHSASGSGLSRKSASAWEWQTCTEMVFPMGYGENETMFQSDPFDINNYTKECVDVFGIKPRPHWITTEFGGHDIKTVLGNFASNIIFSNGLRDPWSAGGVLEDISDSVVALYTEQGSHCLDLYPPTSSDPDWLLALRDKENKIIAYWLAEYYTKLN; this is encoded by the exons ATGGAAGGGCCATCATGTCAGCTGTTGCTGGGGTTTCTGATGCTCACAACAATATGTGCATCGGCAGCACATCTTAGGACCACAATGAGGTTTGGTGGGATGAGATGGTACGAGGAGAGCAGTATGGCCTCCGTTAATGCGATCTCACCAGAATTTGAAGTCCATAACTACACGCAGTCATTGGATCATTTCAACTTTAAACCAGAAAGTTATGCTACTTTTCAGCAGAGATACATATTGAATTACAAGTACTGGGGTGGGGCAAATACCAGCTCACCCATCTTTGTTTATCTAGGCGCAGAGATAGATGTAACACAAAATCTTGATTTGTCAATTGTTGATCTTGCTGCTCGTTTTAAAGGTTTGCTGTTGTATATAGAG CATCGCTATTATGGAGTCTCAATGCCTTTTGGATCAGAAGATGAAGCATTCCAAAATTCCAGTACCTTTGGATACTTGAGTTCTGAACAAGCATTGGCGGATTACGCGCAGGTGATAGTAGATGTTAAGAAGGATCTGTCGGCAGAAAACTGTCCTGCTATTGCAGTAGGAGGATCATATGGTGGAA tgcTTGCATCGTGGTTTCGTCTAAAATATCCTCATATCGTCATCGGTTCTTTGGCATCATCCGCTCCAATACTCTACTTCGATGATATCACACCACAAAATGGATATCATGTTATTGTTTCAAAAGATTTCAGA GATACCAGTGAGAGTTGTTACAACACGATACAGCAGTCCTGGGCTGAGATTGATCGAGTTGCTTCTGAAACAAACGGGCTTCTAAATCTGAGCAATATCTTCACCACCTGTAG TCCTTTGAACTCTTCAAAAGATCTCAAGGTCTATACAGAGATCGCATACATGTGGGCGGCTCAGCTAGACAACCCTCCATCATATCCAGTCAATAAAATATGCAGTGCCATAGATGGAGCACCATCTGGAACTGATATTCTTGGTAGAGTTGCTGCTGGGGTCAATGCTAGTGTTTTTGGGAATTCATGCCATAGTGCATCTGGTTCAGGATTGAGCAGAAAGAGTGCATCGGCATGGGAATGGCAG ACATGTACGGAGATGGTATTCCCAATGGGATATGGTGAAAATGAGACAATGTTCCAATCAGATCCTTTCGATATAAACAACTACACCAAAGAATGTGTTGATGTATTCGGTATCAAGCCAAGGCCTCATTGGATCACAACTGAATTCGGTGGACAC GACATAAAAACTGTACTAGGAAATTTTGCAAGCAACATCATTTTCTCAAATGGACTCCGAGACCCATGGAGTGCTGGAGG AGTTTTGGAGGACATATCAGATAGTGTTGTTGCTTTATATACAGAACAAG GATCCCATTGTTTGGATCTTTATCCTCCTACTTCGAGCGATCCTGACTGGCTGCTAGCATTACGGGACAAAGAGAACAAAATTATTGCATATTGGCTTGCCGAGTACTATACCAAGCTTAATTAG
- the LOC7496468 gene encoding vacuolar protein sorting-associated protein 41 homolog — MTPITSENGVDGDDEREEDDEEDEEQEEEEEEEQEEEPRLKYQRMGGSIPTLLSSDAASCIAVAERMIALGTLDGTVHILDFLGNQVKEFAAHTAVVNDLSFDVEGEYIGSCSDDGTVVINSLFTDEKVLRFEYHRPMRAIALDPGYSRKTSKRFVAGGLAGQLCFNSKKWLGYRDQVLHSGEGPIHAVKWRTSLIAWANDAGVKVYDAANDQRITFIERPRGSPRPELLLPHLVWQDDTLLVIGWGTFVKIASIRANEQKGANGTYRHVPMSSMNQVDIVASFQTTYYISGIAPFGDSLVVLAYIPVEEDGEKECSSTISSRQGNAQRPEVRVVTWNNDELATDALPVHRFEHYKAKDYSLAHAPFSGSSYAGGQWAAGDEPLYYIVSPKDVVIAKPRDTEDHIAWLLEHGWHEKALEAVEAGQGRSQLIDEVGSNYLDHLIVERKYGEAASLCPKLLRGSASAWERWVFHFAHLRQLPVLVPYMPTENPRLRDTAYEVALVALATNPSFHKDLLATVKSWPPVIYSALPVISAIDSQLNTSSMTDALKEALAELYVIDGQYEKAFSLYADLMKPDIFDFIEKHDLNDAIREKVVQLMMLDCKRAVPLLIQNKDLISPPDVVSKLLNASNKCDSKYFLHLYLHALFEANPHVGKDFHDMQVELYADYDLKMLLPFLRSSQHYTLEKAYDICVKRDLLREQVFILGRMGNSKKALTVIINKLGDIEEAVEFVTMQHDDDLWEELIRQCLHKPEMVGVLLEHTVGNLDPLYIVNMVPNGLEIPQLRDRLVKIITDYRTETSLRHGCNDILKTDCVNLLIKYYKEARRALCLSNEEEARVKRDGRGDSQAIWRTVGARAMEVKSKTRGDTRCCMCFDPFSILDVSVVVFFCCHAYHMSCLMDSMHTVSGKKGSGATSRMSEYDYDNNDEDDYDEENNDSGVIRLRCILCTTAAG; from the exons ATGACTCCAATTACGTCGGAGAATGGCGTTGACGGCGATGACGAGCGAGAAGAAGACGATGAGGAAgacgaagaacaagaagaagaagaagaagaagaacaagaagaggaaCCGAGACTCAAGTACCAAAGAATGGGAGGTAGCATACCTACCCTTTTATCCAGTGATGCGGCGTCGTGTATAGCTGTTGCCGAACGTATGATCGCTCTTGGAACTCTCGACGGCACCGTTCACATCCTCGATTTCCTCGGCAACCAG GTTAAGGAATTTGCGGCACATACTGCGGTGGTTAATGATCTTAGCTTTGATGTGGAAGGAGAATATATAGGAAGTTGTTCAGATGATGGCACTGTTGTAATTAATAGTCTTTTCACCGACGAGAAGGTTTTGAGGTTTGAATATCATCGGCCGATGAGGGCAATCGCTTTAGACCCTGGATATTCTAGAAAAACATCTAAAAGATTTGTTGCTGGTGGGTTAGCTGGTCAATTGTGTTTTAATTCCAAAAAATGGCTAGGCTACCGCGACCAG GTTTTGCACTCTGGTGAAGGTCCAATACATGCTGTGAAGTGGAGAACGAGTCTCATTGCGTGGGCTAACGATGCGGGTGTGAAAGTTTATGATGCCGCTAATGATCAAAGAATAACTTTTATTGAAAGACCGCGGGGGAGTCCGCGTCCTGAGCTTTTGCTCCCTCATTTGGTTTGGCAG GATGATACTCTCTTGGTTATTGGGTGGGGGACGTTTGTGAAAATAGCATCGATAAGAGCTAATGAGCAAAAGGGTGCCAATGGGACATATAGGCATGTTCCAATGTCTAGTATGAACCAGGTGGATATTGTGGCTTCTTTTCAAACCACCTATTATATTTCAGGAATTGCTCCGTTTGGTGATTCTTTGGTTGTTCTAGCTTACATTCCTGTTGAAGAAGATGGAGAGAAGGAATGTAGTAGCACCATTTCATCAAGACAG GGCAATGCACAGAGACCAGAAGTACGTGTAGTTACATGGAATAATGATGAACTTGCAACAGATGCCCTACCTGTACATCGTTTTGAGCATTACAAGGCGAAGGACTATTCCCTTGCTCATGCTCCTTTCTCAG GTAGCAGCTATGCTGGTGGTCAATGGGCTGCTGGCGATGAACCATTATACTATATCGTATCCCCAAAGGATGTGGTGATTGCAAAGCCTAG GGATACTGAAGATCATATTGCATGGCTTCTAGAACATGGTTGGCATGAAAAAGCATTAGAAGCAGTTGAAGCAGGTCAGGGCAGGAGTCAACTCATTGATGAg GTGGGATCCAATTATCTTGATCATTTGATTGTGGAAAGGAAATATGGTGAAGCTGCATCTTTGTGTCCCAAATTGTTGCGAGGGTCTGCTTCTGCTTGGGAGAG ATGGGTTTTCCATTTTGCTCATTTGCGTCAGCTTCCTGTGTTGGTCCCATACATGCCAACAGAAAACCCAAGACTTCGTGATACTGCCTATGAG GTTGCTCTTGTAGCTCTGGCAACAAATCCGTCTTTTCATAAAGATCTCCTGGCAACTGTCAAATCTTGGCCACCTGTGATTTATTCTGCATTGCCTGTTATATCTGCCATAGATTCTCAGCTAAATACTTCTTCAATGACTGATGCACTCAAGGAG GCACTAGCAGAGTTATATGTAATCGATGGGCAATATGAGAAAGCCTTTTCACTTTATGCTGAT CTTATGAAGCCGGATATATTTGATTTCATTGAAAAACACGACTTAAATGATGCCATCCGCGAAAAG GTTGTCCAACTGATGATGCTTGATTGCAAGCGTGCAGTTCCTCTATTGATCCAGAACAAGGACTTAATTTCTCCTCCTGATGTTGTCTCCAAACTGTTGAATGCCAGCAATAAGTGtgattcaaaatatttcttacaTTTATATCTTCATGCATTATTTGAAGCAAATCCACATGTTGGAAAGGATTTTCATGATATGCAG GTAGAACTTTATGCAGATTATGATCTGAAAATGCTACTTCCTTTTCTCCGGAGCAGCCAACATTACACCCTCGAGAAG GCATATGACATTTGTGTCAAAAGAGATCTGTTAAGAGAGCAAGTCTTCATACTTGGAAGAATGGGAAACTCAAAAAAGGCCCTAACTGTCATCATAAACAAATTAGGGGACATTGAAGAg GCTGTAGAATTTGTAACTATGCAGCATGATGATGATCTTTGGGAAGAATTAATTAGGCAATGTCTTCACAAACCTGAAATG GTAGGGGTATTGTTGGAGCACACCGTTGGCAATCTTGATCCTCTATACATTGTAAATATGGTCCCCAATGGCTTGGAAATACCTCA GCTTAGGGATCGTCTTGTCAAAATTATCACTGATTACAGAACTGAAACGTCTCTGAGACATGGGTGCAATGATATTCTCAAG ACTGATTGTGTAAATCTCTTGATCAAATATTACAAAGAAGCAAGACGGGCTCTTTGCTTAAGCAATGAAGAAGAAGCTCGAGTGAAAAGGGATGGCAGAGGGGATTCTCAAGCAATTTGGAGAACAGTAGGTGCAAGAGCCATGGAGGTTAAGTCAAAAACTAGGGGAGACACAAGATGTTGCATGTGCTTTGATCCCTTCTCTATACTAGATGTATCGGTTGTCGTATTCTTTTGCTGTCATGCTTATCACATGTCTTGTCTTATGGATTCCATGCATACTGTAAGTGGAAAAAAAGGGAGTGGAGCCACTTCCAGGATGTCAGAATATGACTATGATAACAATGATGAGGATGACTACGATGAGGAAAACAACGATTCTGGTGTGATTCGGTTGAGATGCATCTTATGTACTACTGCTGCAGGTTGA